From one Lactiplantibacillus paraplantarum genomic stretch:
- a CDS encoding 6-carboxytetrahydropterin synthase — MTTKQRTYKIKSYVNASHAVRWATGSGKKHTHTWEIVCELHTVDAMVAFYDIEKNLHQALDELSGKFLNGLPEFKTVNPTVENVTEYLFTKIDKTLRDNGAQLMRIEVSDSPTRAYCISVTE, encoded by the coding sequence ATGACGACTAAACAACGAACGTACAAAATTAAATCCTATGTCAACGCTAGCCATGCGGTGCGGTGGGCAACGGGCTCCGGAAAAAAGCACACGCACACGTGGGAAATTGTCTGTGAACTGCACACGGTTGATGCGATGGTTGCTTTTTACGATATTGAAAAAAACTTGCATCAAGCGTTGGATGAATTGTCAGGTAAATTTTTGAACGGCTTACCTGAATTTAAAACCGTTAATCCGACTGTTGAAAATGTCACGGAGTACCTGTTTACCAAGATTGATAAGACATTGCGAGACAATGGGGCGCAACTCATGCGAATTGAGGTCAGCGACTCGCCAACACGCGCTTATTGTATCAGCGTCACCGAATAA
- a CDS encoding DUF5655 domain-containing protein has protein sequence MIENNLELVLGVQFIVSEFTVGHYRLDTVAYDSEVRAFVIIEYKRTSKDSVVDQGTAYLNTLLQHKADFTLAYNEKLGARARVADFDWTQTRVVFIAGSYTNYQKDAIDNPNLPIELYEARKTENGYLTLLQIINNSENSRFANNVNTSLSQSKTIPKAADVDQVSDLKPYTEAMFMDRAAANICDLYDELKAAILLWDSEFEVKPTKVYIGLRIKHHNVVDLLPQKNQLKIWINLSKGELNDPNDLLRDVSSIGHWGNGDYEVIIKDDTQIEYILSLIKQAWEKYRQ, from the coding sequence TTGATTGAAAATAACCTGGAATTAGTCCTAGGAGTTCAATTTATTGTCAGTGAATTTACAGTGGGGCATTATCGGTTAGATACAGTGGCGTATGATAGCGAAGTCCGAGCTTTCGTAATCATTGAATATAAACGAACGTCTAAGGATAGCGTGGTTGATCAGGGCACTGCCTATTTAAACACACTTTTGCAACATAAAGCTGATTTTACGTTAGCCTACAATGAAAAGCTTGGTGCACGGGCGCGAGTGGCTGACTTTGACTGGACACAAACACGGGTTGTTTTTATCGCTGGTAGTTATACTAATTATCAAAAAGATGCTATCGATAACCCCAACTTGCCAATTGAGTTATATGAGGCTAGGAAAACTGAGAATGGCTATTTGACGCTGCTTCAGATTATAAATAATAGTGAAAATAGTCGTTTTGCAAATAACGTTAATACGTCATTGTCACAGTCCAAAACAATTCCGAAAGCGGCGGATGTTGATCAAGTAAGTGATTTGAAGCCCTATACTGAGGCAATGTTCATGGATAGAGCAGCTGCTAATATTTGTGACTTGTATGATGAGCTTAAAGCCGCCATTTTGCTGTGGGATTCAGAATTTGAAGTTAAACCGACCAAAGTTTACATCGGACTACGTATCAAACATCATAATGTGGTTGACTTGTTACCGCAGAAAAACCAATTAAAAATCTGGATCAATTTATCTAAGGGGGAGTTAAACGATCCCAACGATTTGTTGAGAGATGTTAGCAGTATCGGCCATTGGGGCAATGGAGACTATGAAGTGATTATAAAAGATGATACTCAGATTGAATACATTCTGAGTTTAATCAAACAGGCATGGGAAAAGTATCGCCAATAA
- a CDS encoding IS256-like element IS1310 family transposase, with amino-acid sequence MNELTTEIIAALAQKQDLDEVFRHHLEIAINQLLQTELAEFLGYERYSYAGINTGNNRNGSYERSFDTKYGQLNLTIPRDRNGRFENHTLPAYGRHSDNLETTVIQLYTKGITTAEIAELIEKMYGAHYSKATVSNMTKAVNEQVQAFQQRRLASQYAAIFLDATYLPLKRDTVQKEAVHIAIGIRPDGTKEVLNYQVAPTESTGIWTELLGTLIKQGVKDVLLFVADGLVGLDEGLNRHFPKAKRQRCLVHVGRNLINKVRVKDRKAVINDFKQVHWAANREAAELKLNEFANNWHRTYPKLIKDLLKMPNLLTFMDFPPAIRQSLYSTNLIENFNKHLKRTTHRKEQFPTEDSLDRFLVSQFNAYNEKSLKRIHRGFKGLQDTLEASFI; translated from the coding sequence ATGAATGAACTTACCACAGAAATTATCGCTGCACTAGCCCAAAAACAAGATTTGGACGAAGTTTTTCGTCACCACCTTGAAATCGCCATCAACCAGCTGCTTCAAACTGAATTGGCAGAGTTTTTGGGTTACGAACGCTACTCATACGCTGGGATTAACACTGGTAATAACCGCAACGGCAGTTATGAGCGCTCGTTTGATACGAAGTACGGCCAACTTAACTTAACCATTCCTCGAGATCGCAATGGCCGGTTTGAAAATCATACCTTGCCAGCCTACGGTCGGCACAGTGATAATTTAGAAACAACGGTTATTCAGTTGTATACCAAGGGAATTACCACTGCTGAAATTGCCGAACTCATTGAGAAAATGTACGGTGCTCACTACTCCAAAGCCACGGTTTCCAACATGACTAAAGCCGTCAATGAACAGGTTCAAGCTTTCCAGCAACGTCGACTGGCTTCACAATATGCGGCTATCTTCTTAGATGCCACTTACTTGCCGTTAAAGCGGGATACCGTTCAAAAAGAAGCGGTTCATATTGCGATTGGCATTCGTCCAGATGGTACGAAAGAAGTGCTGAACTACCAAGTGGCACCGACGGAATCAACTGGGATCTGGACTGAATTACTGGGAACCCTGATTAAGCAAGGTGTCAAAGATGTGCTGTTGTTTGTGGCCGATGGGTTAGTTGGTTTGGATGAAGGCTTAAATCGGCATTTTCCCAAAGCTAAACGACAACGTTGCCTGGTTCATGTTGGGCGTAATTTGATAAACAAAGTTCGGGTGAAAGACCGTAAGGCCGTGATCAATGACTTTAAACAAGTTCATTGGGCTGCCAATCGTGAAGCAGCCGAACTGAAACTGAATGAGTTCGCCAACAACTGGCATCGTACCTATCCCAAGTTAATCAAAGATCTGCTTAAAATGCCGAATCTGCTCACTTTCATGGACTTTCCACCAGCCATTCGGCAATCACTCTACTCCACTAACTTGATTGAGAACTTTAACAAGCATCTCAAGCGCACCACCCACCGCAAAGAACAATTTCCAACGGAAGATTCACTGGATCGATTCCTGGTTTCTCAGTTTAATGCTTATAACGAGAAGTCTCTGAAGCGGATCCACCGAGGCTTTAAAGGACTCCAGGACACCTTGGAAGCATCATTTATTTGA
- a CDS encoding uracil-DNA glycosylase family protein has translation MGKVSPIKLPTNRRCIHITTIKEITEAIKADPDNAEYTAKGWDPLFHVLPTATILVISQAPGRIAQNTKTYFNDASGDRLRDWMGVTREQFYQSDRIAVMPLDFYYPGKGKSGDLPPRKDFMDKWHEPLLAMMPNVQLTLLVGQYAIKAYLGRSRQKTLTATVQNYQDYLPDYFPLVHPSPLNYGWQKKNPWFQTTVIPDLQRRVKIALK, from the coding sequence ATGGGAAAAGTATCGCCAATAAAACTACCAACGAATCGCAGGTGCATCCATATCACAACAATCAAAGAGATTACCGAAGCAATCAAAGCTGATCCCGATAACGCTGAATATACAGCAAAAGGTTGGGATCCGCTATTTCACGTATTACCGACAGCTACTATTTTAGTAATCAGCCAGGCACCGGGACGCATTGCTCAAAATACCAAGACGTACTTTAATGATGCGAGCGGCGACCGACTGCGAGACTGGATGGGCGTGACGCGGGAGCAATTCTATCAGAGCGACCGCATTGCGGTTATGCCGCTAGATTTCTATTATCCTGGTAAGGGCAAAAGCGGTGACTTACCACCGCGCAAAGACTTCATGGATAAGTGGCACGAACCGTTATTGGCAATGATGCCTAATGTTCAACTGACGTTACTTGTGGGCCAATATGCAATCAAGGCTTATTTAGGCCGTTCTCGACAAAAGACGTTGACTGCAACGGTTCAAAATTATCAGGATTACTTGCCCGATTATTTCCCATTAGTGCATCCATCGCCCCTAAATTATGGCTGGCAAAAGAAAAATCCATGGTTCCAAACGACCGTGATACCAGATCTCCAACGGCGGGTAAAGATTGCATTAAAATAA
- a CDS encoding FusB/FusC family EF-G-binding protein, with the protein MQPTITTYQYSYITQQVNQLISAELAVNDLQIRTVVRAQAFERITPLLPSDDPIADNFLSHLQTDRLTRAKAPQLLETLIPLVIPFPSLTTKQLSKLFRKVKKLKQPVWSQLALHELTYLGWNDGGNQKKYLVIPDHDRLIGIQGDLAPQTVKGVCAICQTIGNVALFMSTTKSSGLGPYTRNGNYICRDSNQCNRQLSDPQALADFLAVVRPKR; encoded by the coding sequence ATGCAACCGACAATTACCACCTATCAATACAGTTATATTACTCAGCAAGTCAATCAATTAATTAGCGCCGAGCTAGCCGTAAACGACCTTCAAATTAGAACCGTCGTGCGTGCGCAAGCCTTCGAGCGGATTACGCCACTGCTTCCCAGTGACGATCCAATCGCTGATAATTTCTTGTCCCATTTGCAAACGGACCGGCTAACCCGTGCCAAGGCTCCTCAACTACTAGAAACGCTAATTCCGTTAGTTATTCCGTTTCCATCCTTGACGACAAAGCAACTGAGCAAGTTGTTTCGCAAGGTCAAAAAGTTGAAACAGCCTGTATGGTCACAATTGGCATTACACGAATTGACTTATCTGGGTTGGAATGATGGTGGTAACCAGAAAAAGTATTTAGTAATCCCGGATCATGATCGCCTCATTGGCATCCAGGGAGATTTAGCACCACAAACCGTCAAGGGCGTCTGTGCCATTTGCCAAACAATTGGCAACGTCGCACTCTTTATGTCGACAACCAAGTCATCTGGTCTCGGACCTTACACACGTAACGGCAATTACATTTGTCGTGACAGTAATCAGTGTAATCGACAATTGTCCGACCCGCAGGCTTTAGCTGACTTTTTAGCAGTTGTCCGTCCAAAACGATAA
- a CDS encoding nitroreductase, which yields METIKAIHTRHSVRAFKDAPIEPQLLTTIVTDAQQTPSWGNSQPWQVYIATGHALTNIKQHYATAAEQGITEDADLAKVHRGDFSAVASQNMGHWVGTFRPVIDSDPTTYWDSRGNLYRAPAIAYLVLDANPNSWSIYDLGAFSQTLMLAATARGVQSVPSYELVKYPAIVRNELEMPADKVVAMGIALGYEKPEKLLNQFRTDRVATPKILHIIN from the coding sequence ATGGAAACAATTAAAGCGATTCACACCCGGCATTCAGTCCGGGCGTTTAAAGATGCCCCTATTGAGCCACAGCTATTAACAACGATTGTTACGGATGCTCAGCAAACCCCATCGTGGGGCAATTCACAACCATGGCAAGTCTATATTGCAACGGGGCACGCACTGACTAATATTAAGCAACACTATGCTACTGCCGCTGAGCAAGGGATTACGGAAGACGCTGATCTCGCCAAAGTACACCGGGGTGATTTTTCGGCGGTTGCTAGCCAAAATATGGGGCACTGGGTCGGAACTTTTCGGCCCGTGATTGACTCAGACCCGACCACTTATTGGGATAGTCGTGGTAATCTTTATCGCGCACCGGCGATTGCTTATCTCGTGCTTGATGCTAACCCTAATAGTTGGTCAATCTATGATCTAGGCGCTTTTTCGCAGACATTAATGTTAGCCGCAACTGCTCGTGGAGTACAGTCAGTACCATCTTATGAACTGGTTAAATATCCGGCCATTGTACGAAACGAACTCGAAATGCCTGCGGATAAAGTAGTGGCGATGGGGATTGCTTTAGGCTATGAGAAGCCTGAAAAATTGTTAAATCAATTTCGAACTGACCGAGTTGCTACGCCGAAAATTTTGCACATTATCAATTAG